The DNA segment TAACTTAATTGCATTTTGGTTGCGTCTTTCTCTTTGTGTCCTGTGAATCCCACTGTTAACATCCCTTTGTGTAAACGAGAATCTCTTGCGTTTATTGAGttaaaaacaacaacatttcAGTGATTTCACTAGCATTTATGTTGTCAAAAGTAAGAAGCATAGAACTCATTTTTGTCCCAAAAGGATGATGCTATCTTCTTTAATTAACTGCTCCATTAGATCAACTTTCCAGGAAAAGCATATATATAGCATCTCCTGTTTTATTTACATGACCCTGCTTGGTCACATGTCATCTTATCTTCTTATCTAGTTGTCTGAGTAGGTGCAAGTGAGATCAGGTTAGTTTCTTTAGAACCAACTTTGAACCTTCTATACCTTTTTTTGTTGGGAAAGAGTCGAAGAAACTCAAAACCAAACCATGTAATAGATACATTTTGCTTGTCATAATTCATCAAACCCACTTAACTAACCTACAAACCGTTCTTATTtcataaacctttttttttgcgTAAATTCTTGTTCATAAAACTTCTACAGCTATCAAtgcttgagagagagagagagctacaGCCATGACCGCAAAAAATGCTTAAGATCGTGTAGACAATGTGATCTCGAGTGAATAAAAAGGAATTTTCGTTTATTGACCCATTAACATATGTATAGCCACTAACTCAAGGAAACCTAATCGTCACGATTTTAAACCAACTCTTTTCTCCTACACAAGTCAAGTCTTCTCAACATATtgaatctaaaataaatatctcgTCTCAAACTTTGCTACTTCTGAGCCTGTTCATGAATTCAAGAATTTTGTACTACATGTTAGTTGTTTGCTCTTTCCCAACAAAACAGAtgatatgtttttatgttttaatgatTGGATCTCATGGCATGTTTCTTAGAAACTATCGGAAAATactgtaaataaataaattaactaataaaaagaataatgaaaacgttaaaaataaaaatcgaacaACAGGAAAGATGGGATCATGGAAAGACAGTTTCTACTTCCGCGGGATGTTGTGGGTTGTTCATTCGTTCTTATTTAACGAAATTTCATGCGAACGTGTGAAAATGGTTAATTTGCTTAATACAGTGAGCAGTTAATAGGGCATGCTGTTTCACCATTACTGTCCACttgatattcattttttttgttgaatcaaCTTATTAATATTCATGAATCCGTAATAATGACccactttattttctttaaaccgtcaatgtaaaaataaattcatagcAAATTTAACGCACGAACGAACAGTTATACtaccaaaataaagaaaattcaaGAGCCAAAGAAGATgggctaacaaaaaaaaaagggaaaattggGAATATAGAACAAGTAAAGTAAAGTATTGTCCCCTTagaacaaaatcattttttgtcACTTTTGGACATTCACTAccctttttgtatataaaaattcatatcaatttttttagaaagcaAAAAATTCTGgaaaattgtatatttgatgTAGATAAGCAACTGcatagaagaaaaataaatttgtattcaaaaaatgtttgaataataatttcaaaaatgggGTAAATGGGTTAGAAATGCAGATCTACCATCTACGGAGGTTTAGAATATATAATCTAACAAAGACATAGTGATCTACCTGTCGTAGCATGCGCAATACACCGAAAACATAAATAACTACTAGGGAAGAATATAAATTCCTCGTTTCCTTTATGCTCTACGTAACTGGTAGATTTGATGCactacaaaaacaaattaacctACTAAGGTAGGAAATGCATTATTCGGATTGTATTTTTGTCTACACCGGTGGTATACAATATTCTACCGGGCCTTCTAATTTCTAAGTAGACAGAATGCAAATTCTAcctaataaaattacaaaatccgAAAATCTAGCCAAAAACGGTTAGGAAATATACAGAAAatcttttaaatgtttttaatttccttttttaattttttttcctaaaatcttGTCATCTTCTTCAACATACCACGATTTCTAAAATTCAACGTGGaagttttcttcattttttagtTCTTTCAAACTTTTGTCATTCTAAAATATGAAGATTAACGTATATGCTTCATGTGGGTTGTGGAAATCGTCTCTGAACAATGGATGGGGATTTCTTGTCGATGAAGCAAAAGGAGGCAGGTTACTTACTTTGGACACAAGTTCAAGCTTTGAAAACCTAAAGGTTATGGTGTGTGAAGACTTTGGAATTGATATTAACATGGTCAATATCGAGCTGAGTTATTTACCTTCTGATTTGATCAATAGCATCTACTCACCCCCTGTTATCATCACCAGTGAAAGACAAGTTCAAAATTTTCTGACATATGTAAAGAACAAAGCTTCGACGCAGTTGTGTGTGAGTACTCAACCCTCTAACATAGCGGAAGGAGGTACGGAGTCGCATAATAGAGAGGAAGCGCCAATGGAGTCCGACGATTCAAGTGATATGGATTCAGAAGAAGATGTTGAGGTACCTGACACTGAAGATGACAAAGAGTGTGACAAAGAGAAGATCAATGAAGATGGTGTTCGCTTTTCTTTGGTGGATGTTGTGAAGAAGGGTCAATCTTTTACTTCCAAAACACTTTTGAAGGCAACATTCGAAATATGTgcaatgaaaaataatttcgACTACGTGGTTGTCAGATCGGATAAAAAAGTGTGGTATATTCGTTGCTCAGATGATGATTGCACCTGGCGTGTTCGTGCAGAGGGCTTAACAGGCTcatcgtattttatcatcaaaaagTATGTACCTGATCATTCATGTGCTGCATCCAATAGGAAGGGTTCTGTTAGGACAGTTTCTGCAAAAACAGTGGGCACTTTGATTATGCATAAGTATGAAACTGCTAAAGAAGGACCGAGATCGGATGACATAATCCAGTATATGCGTATGGTACATGGAGTTGAGATATCCTATTCTTTGGCATGGGATGCCCGTGAATATGCAATCAACGCAGTGAAAGGTATTCCAGAGAAAGGTTACGAAAAAATTCCTAAATACTTGCATATGATGAAGGAAGCTAATCCAGGCTCACACACGTTTTATGAAAGGGATACAAAAGGGAGATTCAAATTCCTCTTCATCTCGTTTGGTCAGAGTGTTCGCGGTTTCTATGCTGCAATTCGAAAAGttattgtggtggatgggacgTTTTTGAAGAGCAAATTCAAAGGAGTCTTACTAGTTGCTACTGCATTAGATGGAAACTCGAGTTTATATCCTATTGCCTTTGGAATTGTTGACTCAGAGAATGACCTCGCGTGGAACTGGTTTATGAGACAACTTAATATGGTCATTGCTGACGACCATTCTTTAGCTTTTGTGTCTGATAGGAATTCCTCAATTGCTAAAGCTATTGCGAGAGTGTATCCGCAAGCTCATCATGGAATTTGCATTCACCACTTGCTGAATAATGTTGTAACATATTTCAGCGGAAAAGGTGTGGCTGGTTtggttgcaaaggcttctaaagCTTATCGAGCCGCTGATTTTCGTAAGGTCTTCACTGCTATTTTTGCTATTAGTCCTGAAATTGGTCAGTATCTCATAGATGCCGATGTGAGGAAGTGGGCTCGTTGTCAGTTTCCGGGTTACAGATATGATATGAGGACTACTAACCCTGCGGAGTCGATAAATGCAGCTTTGCGTACGCCTAGAGAGTTTCCAGTGATACCTTTGTTGGACAGCATTAGGGAAATGATGACTCGATGGTTTTTCAAGCGTAGAACTTTAAGTTCTAAGCATTCGAAGCCACTGACCATTGCcgtggagaagaagattgaCAGAAGGATTGAGAAGGGTAAAACATTTAAGGTGTTTCCAGTTAGCGATCATCGGTTTTTAGTTCAAGGTGACACTTTCGACTGCTCGGTAGACTTGGTCAGACGCACGTGTTCTTGTGGGAAATTCGATCTGATGAAAATCCCATGCAGGCACGCCATAAAAGCAGGCTTCAGTGTTGGAATAAGACCACACACACTCACAGACGACATGTACACTACTGCCTCATGGCGCTCGGCTTATGAAGAAAGCATAAATCCTATTAGCGTCCCTGAAGATACATGGAAAGTTCCATCTCATGTGGAGAAGTCGAAAATGCTTCCTCCAGAGAGTAGACGAGCTGCGGGTAGGAGAAAGAAACGCAGATACGAGACAGCCGAAGACAAGATCCGTTCGTCACAAGGAACTCAACGCTCTACAGTTCGGAAATGCAGTCGATGTGGGATTGAAGGTCACAATAGGAGAACATGTGATAGAGCAATATAGGATTCTCAATTCGTTCAATGCAAGTTATGTTTCAGAGACTGTGTTTTTCCTTTTATCTCGTTTTATGCAAGTTATGTTTCAGTATTTTCATgttgaattttatgtttaatagaCTATGCgttttcttcttcagatgatgatTGGAAGTTGTGTTTCAGTTTGTTCATGTCAAATGATCCAATAGGTTTTGCCATTAGAATTCAAtagaagttttattttaaaatgaaacagagAACCATTACATTATCAATCACGTTTGGACCAGAGACATAAAATAGTGAGAATGGATCCTAAACAACCTACATCGATCGAATTCTTATGTTTCATAACTTCCTCCTCAACTGTCTTCTTCATGGAACTTCTCAGATCTtcaatttcctcgctaattctcGTCTGATGCTCATCCATCCTCTGAATCTCATCTAACAGAGCCTCGTCTACCCACTTAAAAATATGGTTTTCGTTCTTTCTCTGTTCGAAAACACAAAAACAAGTCAATCTCACATCTGTTTATTCTTCGATCATATTGAATAATGATGAATAAGTAATTAAAGATTTACCTGTATACCAATCTCGCATCTGAAGAACCGTCTGTATGGGTTCTCTTTGGTTTTTGAAACATATGTGACAATCCCCTTCCCACACCAGCATCTGGAAGGGATTCCTTCACTGTGATTCATGTTCGACATTCTTTGTTCAGAAGGAacgagaagtttttttttgagatgTAGGAGAAACAAACGATGGAGTATGTAGGGTTTCAGGCCATTTGATGGtcttatataagatttttttaggTCAAAAGTTCTTACACTCTGGTTTGATTTTAGGGTAAACGTAAAACGTGTTTTGAGTAATAAGATTTCTCGTGATTATTAAGAATTATTTGTGATTTATAAGGTTTGTGTGGATTCATTGGGTTACCTTCGTTTGTCATACTTTAGTAGCATTTAGGGCATAGATAGGGGTTCAAATGGTTTGTGATTCTTTAGTGGCATTTAGGGCATCGATAAggtttcaaataaaatttgtcttgattattagatttttttgtgatttataaGGTTTGTGTGGATTCATTGGGTTATGCTCGAGGTTAGAaattgatatgaatttttagGGCATAGATAGGGGTTCAAATGGTTTGTCACAACAGTAAAATCAAGCAATAGTCCGATCTCGAGATTAGAaattgatatgaatttttagGGCATAGATAGGGGTTCAAATGGTTTGTCACAACAGTTAAATCAAGCaactaaatatttcaaataaagtaaaaactaaAGAGTAACTACAAGAATCAAAGTCAAGAGTCAAATAAGAGAGCCAATACCAATCTATTCCTTAACAAGTAATAAACGAAAGCTACTTCAATCAAGTTCCACTAGAGGATTTGTGATCAACTTCGGTGGAATGTATTGTGCCATTCTCAAAATAAGTTCAGGATCATTGGCAGCTTCCCATAGGTCGTAAACAATCTTTTGGCGCGCTTCTCGAATGTTGCTGTCATTCACCAGAGAGAAGTCCAAGCCTAGAAGATGACATTCAATGTGCTTCAAGGCATATACTCCACAATCACTGCTACTCTTGTTTAGTAAGTAGGGCATTGGGGCGTAACTGACAGTATACTGCTTGACCGTGAGTTGCTGCCGACTCTTTGAAGAGTGAACACATTTGACAATTCTAGGGATGAGAATGGCAAATGGCTCTACTTCCTTGTTGTATTTCAATCCCTCACAGTCAAAGACCTCTATCGACCGAGAAACAAAGTTGACACACATAGAGATCCAGTGTTTACCGACATTAAGAGGCACATACATGCGTGTGACGTCAAGATCCCACATCAGTCCTGTTCGTCCGTGTGGTGGAAGTTCACCAATGCCGTACCGGTGAAGCAATTCTGATACTTTGAATTTCTTCTTGTCCTTCCGAAACTCTTCGAAAGAGGTCTTCATTTGATTACTGAACATGCAGCTCATGAATGCTACTTTTGTTGGTTCCCATCGTCGCAAAGTAGTCCTCTCAGTGAATAAGTACATCATAGCATCAATTTcctgaaaattttataatagattgtAAGTCGTGTAATGAAAATATTAAGGAACAAATTTAGACTCACGTGATTCAAAAGCCATTCTGTAGGTCCCATGACGCGTGCTGCTAACACACTTGTTAACATAGAAGGTCCAATTTTCAGTTCCCTGCAATGCAAAAGTCAGTTCAAAATGATACAGTATCTAACGTGTTGAGAAACAATATAAACTTACTTGGAAGTTGAGGACCACTCAATTATTTTGGCCCATGCATCCTCAGGGACAAACACTAGTGAGTGATCAATGTCATGCACCCGGTCCTCAAGTAATTCCTCATCTTTCAGAGTTGGTGGTTTCCAATTCGGAGGCTTAAATGAAGACAGTGGAGTAATCCATTCTGCTGGTTCGTCGTCCTTGATTTTTTGTGAGGGATCAAAGCCTTTAACATGTGATGCTTGAGAAAGGTTTCCCACGGCGTCTTGTAAAGATTCTTGCGTCCCCTTATCTACATAGTTCGATGATTGTGACAAATTCttcaaaaaatcaaacatgtcATCGTCATCAGTTTTAAATTCCTGTAAATAAAGCCAAGCATAACAACATTAATAGCAAATAGAGTCAACATAGTGACAAAATTACATTACAAAATAGCCAAGCCAACATGTCATAGTTATCAGTTCACTTCATAGCAAACAACAAGATACATTACAAGCCGATATGCAACATAGCACAATACAAGGATATTACAAAATAGTCAAACCACAGAAACACTTACAACCGAAGATGATTCGTCCTACCTAATTCAAAGCTTCATGTTTTGGTTACCTTTCTTACTGGCCGAGGGCTACGACGAAGCGGAGGAGGATCAACACTCACAGATGCCTTGCCTTTGCCTTTTCCCTTTGCTCCTGAAGGACCCGGACTCTGTGATGATTTCTCTTGCTCTTTCCCAAGTGTTGCAGAAGGACAGGGAATCTCAGAGGCTAGGTCTCGTCCCACAAAAACTGAAGGACCCGTAATCTGCGACACTGTTGCCTTCAGTTGAGCCATCTCATTGTCGACCTTGTCAAAACGCTCTTGTATATCCTTCTGCAGCAGCTCCTTAAAAGAATTGAAAGAAGAGTTGAACAAACCTTCAATGAAGGTCTTCATATCACCGGAGACAACACTGTTATGTTCAGCCGCCCTTTTACAAAGAAGTTGTTTCTTTCGAGACTCGACACCAGGATCAATAAGCTTACGCTTGCCCCTTTTTGTAACAACACCCGGTTCCTCTTCAACAACAGTCGGTTCCTCCACAGGTGTTTCTGTGACATTTTCAACTTCAACATCCTCTTCTGCGTCAGataactctatatttggaggCAGAGTCTCAACTTCCCAAGTGAATTGCTTCCAGTCTTGTTTGGCACTGATCAGAGCAACAATGCGATTGACTCTTTCGTCATTCTTCTCATCTTCCCTAAAGAACTCAGCATTATCAGTTGCATCCAAGCTCCCAGTAGATGATATAAACGGGAACAACTCTCCCTGGGAATAAAAAACGAAACAGTAAGCTTCAGTTGTTCGATTATAGAACTCAAcattaatataagaaatataactACCTTATCAAAGTTGGACTCTAGGCTGGTGATATCTTGATATGATACTTTTCCACTTCCTTTCCAATTCCTACATCTCACTTTCGTCACATTGTTTTTGATCTTTTTACCCACCATAGAACCGATGTCTGGGATTGCCTCCATAATCCATATCTGAAACGCATATGAGAATCCATCCAACACATAGCTGTTCTTCAGATGCACATCTTCCCTTGCCTTGAATATTGATGCAAGCAGCTCATCATACGCGCGAAGACCCCAAGGATACATCctcattttctcaaaatccatcacCAAACGGATGAACTCGTGAGGGATAAACACTCTCAAATCCTTAGCAATGAGGAATCCATGTATAATACACAGATACACTAGTCGCACCCTGTCCACATACGTCCACTCCTTACAGACTTTAAGGAGCTCATCCCTTATAACCAACAAGTTGATCTTCTTATTTTCCTTCAGCACAGTGCTCCAGAACCCTTTATCACTCTTCCAGTTATTGAAGTCTACGTCGGGTTCTTCTTTGAACTTCAATCCAGTCACAGCATAAAACTCTTGCATAGAAAACCTGAGAGGCCTCTTTGCAAATAGAAACCACAATTCGTGAAGCTTGGAAACCTTGAGCTGCTTGCATATGAAGCTGTGAATAACCTTCCCTGAGTAAATAAGCTTGTTCTCTACTATTGCCAGAATCGGACCAAAGACAGGGTCTTTCAAAACTTCTTGATACTCATCCCTGAGAACCACCTTCAGCGTCCCCAGAATCGTGCGTCTACAGGTGTTGTTAATCTTATCAATCTTGG comes from the Brassica napus cultivar Da-Ae chromosome A7, Da-Ae, whole genome shotgun sequence genome and includes:
- the LOC106413131 gene encoding uncharacterized protein LOC106413131 is translated as MKINVYASCGLWKSSLNNGWGFLVDEAKGGRLLTLDTSSSFENLKVMVCEDFGIDINMVNIELSYLPSDLINSIYSPPVIITSERQVQNFLTYVKNKASTQLCVSTQPSNIAEGGTESHNREEAPMESDDSSDMDSEEDVEVPDTEDDKECDKEKINEDGVRFSLVDVVKKGQSFTSKTLLKATFEICAMKNNFDYVVVRSDKKVWYIRCSDDDCTWRVRAEGLTGSSYFIIKKYVPDHSCAASNRKGSVRTVSAKTVGTLIMHKYETAKEGPRSDDIIQYMRMVHGVEISYSLAWDAREYAINAVKGIPEKGYEKIPKYLHMMKEANPGSHTFYERDTKGRFKFLFISFGQSVRGFYAAIRKVIVVDGTFLKSKFKGVLLVATALDGNSSLYPIAFGIVDSENDLAWNWFMRQLNMVIADDHSLAFVSDRNSSIAKAIARVYPQAHHGICIHHLLNNVVTYFSGKGVAGLVAKASKAYRAADFRKVFTAIFAISPEIGQYLIDADVRKWARCQFPGYRYDMRTTNPAESINAALRTPREFPVIPLLDSIREMMTRWFFKRRTLSSKHSKPLTIAVEKKIDRRIEKGKTFKVFPVSDHRFLVQGDTFDCSVDLVRRTCSCGKFDLMKIPCRHAIKAGFSVGIRPHTLTDDMYTTASWRSAYEESINPISVPEDTWKVPSHVEKSKMLPPESRRAAGRRKKRRYETAEDKIRSSQGTQRSTVRKCSRCGIEGHNRRTCDRAI
- the LOC106356001 gene encoding uncharacterized protein At4g04775-like translates to MNHSEGIPSRCWCGKGIVTYVSKTKENPYRRFFRCEIGIQRKNENHIFKWVDEALLDEIQRMDEHQTRISEEIEDLRSSMKKTVEEEVMKHKNSIDVGCLGSILTILCLWSKRD
- the LOC106356002 gene encoding uncharacterized protein LOC106356002 — its product is MFDFLKNLSQSSNYVDKGTQESLQDAVGNLSQASHVKGFDPSQKIKDDEPAEWITPLSSFKPPNWKPPTLKDEELLEDRVHDIDHSLVFVPEDAWAKIIEWSSTSKELKIGPSMLTSVLAARVMGPTEWLLNHEIDAMMYLFTERTTLRRWEPTKVAFMSCMFSNQMKTSFEEFRKDKKKFKVSELLHRYGIGELPPHGRTGLMWDLDVTRMYVPLNVGKHWISMCVNFVSRSIEVFDCEGLKYNKEVEPFAILIPRIVKCVHSSKSRQQLTVKQYTVSYAPMPYLLNKSSSDCGVYALKHIECHLLGLDFSLVNDSNIREARQKIVYDLWEAANDPELILRMAQYIPPKLITNPLVELD
- the LOC125576361 gene encoding uncharacterized protein LOC125576361 isoform X2; its protein translation is MDYQFPKRIIEEGAETKIDKINNTCRRTILGTLKVVLRDEYQEVLKDPVFGPILAIVENKLIYSGKVIHSFICKQLKVSKLHELWFLFAKRPLRFSMQEFYAVTGLKFKEEPDVDFNNWKSDKGFWSTVLKENKKINLLVIRDELLKVCKEWTYVDRVRLVYLCIIHGFLIAKDLRVFIPHEFIRLVMDFEKMRMYPWGLRAYDELLASIFKAREDVHLKNSYVLDGFSYAFQIWIMEAIPDIGSMVGKKIKNNVTKVRCRNWKGSGKVSYQDITSLESNFDKGELFPFISSTGSLDATDNAEFFREDEKNDERVNRIVALISAKQDWKQFTWEVETLPPNIELSDAEEDVEVENVTETPVEEPTVVEEEPGVVTKRGKRKLIDPGVESRKKQLLCKRAAEHNSVVSGDMKTFIEGLFNSSFNSFKELLQKDIQERFDKVDNEMAQLKATVSQITGPSVFVGRDLASEIPCPSATLGKEQEKSSQSPGPSGAKGKGKGKASVSVDPPPLRRSPRPVRKVTKT
- the LOC125576361 gene encoding uncharacterized protein LOC125576361 isoform X1 — its product is MFSVSCFIGMDYQFPKRIIEEGAETKIDKINNTCRRTILGTLKVVLRDEYQEVLKDPVFGPILAIVENKLIYSGKVIHSFICKQLKVSKLHELWFLFAKRPLRFSMQEFYAVTGLKFKEEPDVDFNNWKSDKGFWSTVLKENKKINLLVIRDELLKVCKEWTYVDRVRLVYLCIIHGFLIAKDLRVFIPHEFIRLVMDFEKMRMYPWGLRAYDELLASIFKAREDVHLKNSYVLDGFSYAFQIWIMEAIPDIGSMVGKKIKNNVTKVRCRNWKGSGKVSYQDITSLESNFDKGELFPFISSTGSLDATDNAEFFREDEKNDERVNRIVALISAKQDWKQFTWEVETLPPNIELSDAEEDVEVENVTETPVEEPTVVEEEPGVVTKRGKRKLIDPGVESRKKQLLCKRAAEHNSVVSGDMKTFIEGLFNSSFNSFKELLQKDIQERFDKVDNEMAQLKATVSQITGPSVFVGRDLASEIPCPSATLGKEQEKSSQSPGPSGAKGKGKGKASVSVDPPPLRRSPRPVRKVTKT